The Choristoneura fumiferana chromosome Z, NRCan_CFum_1, whole genome shotgun sequence DNA window gggcttcatgacaagaaaatttgtacgcgcaattacttacttaccgaccacgggtttcatgacaagcacattaaggtcgagggttttatttggggggttgcagccaaggtagcctgcatgtttcgacactgtttacgagcaagtgtgatgaaaaagtttttctagttgataacagaacagcagagctactacgaaaaacgaaactcgaagttcgtatcgtaccgtccctctcgctctcgtattaaatagtataagtgtcagagaccGCAATACAcatacacgaacttcgagtttcgagtttcgtagtagccctatagaaccgcatatcacgatcgcgtgtcatcgtctataCCCGAAGCATAGCCATGCTTCTAAAATCAGAAGATTTTTTTGAAGAGTTCACGGAGTGTATTTTGTAAACCCATAGCATAGGGTGTAGAAATGAACGCAAGTTGAGAATCTTCCCGCCACCTCACTAACCTATTgaaaaacacaaattttattGTGCTTCGTATCACTctacaagtaggtacattaaaaataatgttgaaaacATATAGTGCATTGTATAATTTCAACTAAAGTCAATCAAGTGTCACAGTATATGAGTAACGGACTTCTTAAATAAATGGCTTACCTAgccatactaaaaaaaaaatgccaggAAATGGGGAAAGAACGTCAAACGTCataacgtcaaacgtcaaagtcaagtcaTAAGTCAGGTAATCTTTATCAACAATGTCATTTATTGCGTTGTGTGATATATTCCATTATTCTAAATATCGTGGATCAGTTGATTAGTTACGGTAATGAACATAAATAAAGTGCTTCATTGAGTAGTTGTGTAATATTCTCGTATTTTACATTCGTGATAATATCCTCTGCGGTATTTACCGATAAcaggaaattaaataattagctCGCTAGTTTTATGGGTTGCGCTGTGTCATGTGTTCACCGAGCGACGATGTCGTTGTTTGGTAGGCAGTCTGGCAGCACAAATAATATCAGAGTCGTGTTGGAAAGGAAATTGTACCTTGCTAAGGAATCTCCCGAACCAGACTTTGATATCTCTAGCTGCGAGCTGCGACAAGTGCCGTCCGGTATTTACTCAATTTGTAAAGTATACAGAAAAACACGTTTGAATCTTCATTCAAACAACTTACATTCCTTAGATGAAGGTGGCCAACTTTCAGACCTACACCTCGTCCAGTATCTTAATATCAGTAACAACAAATTTCAGCAATTACCTAATGAGATTCAGTATCTTATCAGTTTGACAGAATTGTATATCCAGGAAAATTATATTAGATGCCTACCAGAGAACATTTGTTTCTTGCAAAATCTCCAAGTGCTTGATGTTTCTAAGAATAAACTGGAGAGTTTGACTCCATCCTTAGGAAAGTTGAAGAATTTGAGCAAACTCATTCTGACAGAAAATACATATCTAAGTGAGCTATGCCCAGAGTTGTGCTTCGCAACCAATCTCAGCTTGTTAGAATTAGATGGCGAGCAATTCACTTTTCCTCCACAGGCAATAGCCACTCAAGGCACTGTAGCAATAATGAAGTTCTTGTGCCATGAAATGAAAATAGATTATTTACCACCTCCACCTACAGATCAAAATTATTCACTGATTCACAGTCCAACCTCAGTTCAGGACTCTTTTCAAAGGACCAAAGCAATTTCATGGGAGGAACAAGAAGCAGCAATTACTGAGCAAGAGAATAAATATCATGAAGCTGCTAAGCTGCAAAGAGAGAGatttctttcaaaaatattacaagaacAACTTGAACTGGATAGTGAAATAGCAAAAGTTCATGAAGCCAAGGAGACTGAGCGACAAAGACTGATTAAAGCCATACAGGAGGATGAAAGAGAAATTGAATGTTTGGttaaaaattttattcaaactgATAATCTTAGACCTGAAGTGATCCAACAGCAGTTAGCCTATGATCAAGCTGAGCATGACCGGCTTCTGGAAATCACTCGGCAGAATTATGATAACATCAGAAAGACAGATATCTTGAAAGCAATGGAAACACTCATAGAGGAAGACTACTTCATCCAGTATTCCAAGAAAGACTATAATGAATGTGTCAATAATATGAAGCAGAGTATGCTCATGCAAGAACTGCACAGTGTTGCGAAATTGGAAGACTTGTTAAAGGCAAAAGATCAGTCCCACACAGTTTTAGTCCAACAGCTTTTAGAGGACCAAGATATTCAGAAAGCTGTAGTGGCATCTCTGATAGAGAAAGTTGATGCTAAAAGCTGGAGTTTGAACCAAGAAATATCACTCATCTCCTCACATTTAGCAAGACTGAGTGTTATTGaacaagaaaagaaaaaattacatgtaaCTTATAACTACAATGATCTATTGGCTCAAAGAATGCAGTTAGTGAGCCTGTTAGATGATGTATTACtgcaacaaaataaaagaagaacTGAATTAATACAGACTCTCAAAGAGATGGAAAAAGAAACAGATAAGACTACTGACTTTTGGcttaaaaattatcaaaaacttattgatTCAGCTCCCAAAATATTGTTAGATGTTGGAAAAAATTTAGATCCAGTTTTCGCGAACTACTTGTTACAAGAAGGTGTAATACACTGCCTGccgtttttggtaaaatttttattttcagacaaTAATATAATAGATGTTACATCGGAGAAATTGATAGTGTGTGGCATATCATTGTCTTCTGACAGAGAAGGCATtataaaagcaataaataattatgtaggagTAAAAACTAAAACTCAATATTTTGATGTAAATCCAGCTGAAGCAAAACCAAGTGCTCCTACAGAAGCTGTTATTGAAGAACAGAACTGCAGTGGGGTAGTGAGTACTCAGCAAGCAGAGAACTCCACCATAGAATCAGAATGTGTTGTATGCATGGTTTCAAAATGTGAAGTGGTGTTTGTTCCTTGTGGCCACATGTGTTGCTGCCAGCCTTGCGCCACACAGGATATGAATTCCTGCCCTATGTGTAGAGGTGGCATAGAGAGGAAAATTAAGGTCATGATTGCAACTGCTTATTCAGTATGAGGTAAACCACTGTACTATTTTTCTGAAAACATGTTATTTTTTGATGATGTTTTTTCACTAACACAGCTAATATTTATGTTCCAGCGATTCAAGCATCTGTTGTCACCAGCTTGCCACACAGCACTGTCATTACATTAAGCTtcctagtttatttattaaatagtactacaactattaattagtGATGTTTTTAGGATTATATATTTCTATAATTGCAAGCTGATTTGCATCAAAgcactgtttatttttattttataatgtttgtcGATAACATAACTAATGAAAATGTACACAAGTTTGAAAAACTACTTtatttgcattatttatttataaattctcTTAAAGTATAAATGGCAATAACAATTTTGTTTGATTACTAAGTTAATTCTGTAGTCTTTATTTGTATTCCTTAGCTAGTGTTATTGAATACAGATTGTTTCCATTGCTCTTTTTTGGCATTGCGATAATgtaacatttataaatataagtgGACCACACCAATGGATAGGTTAGATGGGTAGTGAAGCTGTTAAACTATGTAAATATTATACTTGATCTGTCCTTTGTACCTATGTAGCTTTTGACGTCTCAGGAGAGAAATATATGAGATTCATTTGTTATTTTGCTTTGATTACACAAATATTAAGCACAGCATCATCTTATTTTATGTGATTTAGAAAAAACGACTCAAGACTATTATGAagactattaaataaataatggtcaaataacaataaatatacaatGTTTAGTAATACATGCCATACAACATAATCTACTTTAAGGCATTTAAAATTAAGGTAACTAATAACATTAACTTCATATTTAATAATGAGTCAATCTAAAGGACTGTGCCTTCTAAGTGTTTGTTAATTCAAATGAATATTGGTTTGTATACTTTGAGTTTTACATACGTacaacataatattaatattatggcTGTGAATTTGTATTCGTATTGTTTGAATCTGAGTGTTTTATATACACTTTTGTTAAGTAAGCACTCAATGAAGCATACCTAGTCTAAGAATGACGTTTCTGGCAAATTTAAAACCCATTAAGTAAAcat harbors:
- the LOC141427333 gene encoding E3 ubiquitin-protein ligase LRSAM1-like; this encodes MGCAVSCVHRATMSLFGRQSGSTNNIRVVLERKLYLAKESPEPDFDISSCELRQVPSGIYSICKVYRKTRLNLHSNNLHSLDEGGQLSDLHLVQYLNISNNKFQQLPNEIQYLISLTELYIQENYIRCLPENICFLQNLQVLDVSKNKLESLTPSLGKLKNLSKLILTENTYLSELCPELCFATNLSLLELDGEQFTFPPQAIATQGTVAIMKFLCHEMKIDYLPPPPTDQNYSLIHSPTSVQDSFQRTKAISWEEQEAAITEQENKYHEAAKLQRERFLSKILQEQLELDSEIAKVHEAKETERQRLIKAIQEDEREIECLVKNFIQTDNLRPEVIQQQLAYDQAEHDRLLEITRQNYDNIRKTDILKAMETLIEEDYFIQYSKKDYNECVNNMKQSMLMQELHSVAKLEDLLKAKDQSHTVLVQQLLEDQDIQKAVVASLIEKVDAKSWSLNQEISLISSHLARLSVIEQEKKKLHVTYNYNDLLAQRMQLVSLLDDVLLQQNKRRTELIQTLKEMEKETDKTTDFWLKNYQKLIDSAPKILLDVGKNLDPVFANYLLQEGVIHCLPFLVKFLFSDNNIIDVTSEKLIVCGISLSSDREGIIKAINNYVGVKTKTQYFDVNPAEAKPSAPTEAVIEEQNCSGVVSTQQAENSTIESECVVCMVSKCEVVFVPCGHMCCCQPCATQDMNSCPMCRGGIERKIKVMIATAYSV